In Methanomicrobium antiquum, one DNA window encodes the following:
- a CDS encoding glycosyltransferase family 4 protein, which translates to MKIGIDISLIVGEKAGVGYYTANLIDALAKIDKKNKYVLYPFFYHIYHPDFKDAIAPYKRNFRIRFERIPKKVIDLLWRHSKIPKKLILGHVDILHSTTFCAPEDHYGKLIVTIYDISFEVMPECHIEENRQHCLKGTLDALKYADRIITISNHGKEELIKHFGADPDKITVTHLAAKDIFSPRNLDEKNEVISKYNLPEDFILFVGSYEPRKNLITLIKAYCNLPESIKIRHPLVIAGGKGWLNSEIDGLIESNNFSQIYRIGYVDEDDLPALYSAATLFVYPSLYEGFGLPLLEAMSCGVPVITSNTSSMPEVGGDAALYFDPLNGKQLRNLILDTIDDEILKEDLRQKGFENVAKFSWEKTARETLRIYESVYNGE; encoded by the coding sequence ATGAAAATTGGGATTGATATAAGTTTAATCGTAGGCGAAAAGGCAGGTGTGGGATATTACACAGCAAATCTGATAGATGCACTTGCAAAAATAGATAAAAAAAATAAATATGTGCTCTATCCTTTTTTTTATCATATATATCATCCTGATTTTAAAGATGCCATAGCACCCTATAAGAGGAATTTTCGTATTCGTTTTGAAAGAATTCCTAAAAAAGTAATAGACCTGCTTTGGCGGCACTCAAAAATTCCAAAAAAATTGATTCTTGGTCATGTTGATATACTCCATTCAACAACTTTTTGTGCACCCGAGGATCATTACGGAAAATTGATTGTAACAATTTACGATATAAGCTTTGAGGTAATGCCTGAGTGTCACATTGAGGAAAACAGGCAGCATTGCCTTAAGGGAACGCTGGATGCCTTAAAATATGCGGATCGAATTATAACAATATCAAATCATGGAAAAGAAGAACTTATAAAGCATTTCGGTGCCGATCCTGATAAGATAACTGTTACACATCTAGCTGCAAAAGATATATTTTCTCCCCGCAATTTAGACGAAAAAAATGAAGTAATTTCTAAATACAATCTTCCTGAAGATTTTATTTTATTTGTGGGTTCTTACGAACCAAGGAAGAATCTCATCACATTAATTAAAGCATATTGTAATCTTCCCGAATCAATAAAAATTAGGCATCCGTTAGTAATTGCAGGAGGAAAGGGCTGGCTGAATTCTGAAATAGATGGACTGATTGAATCGAATAATTTTTCACAGATTTATCGAATTGGCTATGTCGATGAAGATGATCTTCCTGCACTTTATTCTGCTGCAACACTTTTTGTTTATCCTTCCTTGTATGAAGGATTTGGACTTCCCCTACTTGAGGCAATGTCATGCGGAGTCCCGGTGATAACGTCCAATACATCTTCCATGCCTGAAGTTGGGGGTGATGCGGCTCTATATTTCGATCCTCTCAATGGAAAACAATTAAGGAATCTTATTCTTGATACAATAGATGATGAAATCCTAAAAGAAGATCTCAGGCAAAAAGGTTTTGAGAATGTAGCGAAATTTTCATGGGAGAAAACTGCAAGAGAAACTCTTCGGATATATGAATCGGTGTATAATGGAGAGTAG
- a CDS encoding GDP-L-fucose synthase family protein produces the protein MSFWNNKSVLVTGGAGFLGTNVVEKLKAKGCNNIFVPRSKDYNLVEKEDISRVYSDSNPDIVIHLAANVGGIGANMACPGEFFYNNLMMGVQLLEEARKCDIKKFVAIGTVCAYPKYTPVPFKEDDIWNGYPEETNAPYGLAKKMLLVQSQAYRAQYGYNSIFLLPVNLYGPGDNFDPATSHVIPALIRKCIEAKEQGKDEIVVWGTGSASREFLYVEDCAEAIVLASEKYNKSSPVNIGSGMEISVKDLVHLISRLIGFKGDIVWDKTKPDGQPRRCLDVSRAKDEFGFTAKMGFEEGLKKTIEWYETKYGL, from the coding sequence ATGTCATTTTGGAATAATAAATCAGTTTTAGTAACCGGTGGTGCAGGATTTCTTGGAACAAATGTCGTTGAAAAATTAAAAGCAAAGGGATGTAATAATATTTTTGTTCCGAGGAGTAAGGATTACAATCTTGTAGAAAAAGAGGATATATCCAGAGTTTACAGTGATTCAAATCCTGATATTGTAATTCATCTCGCAGCAAATGTGGGGGGTATTGGTGCGAATATGGCCTGCCCTGGTGAATTTTTTTACAACAATCTTATGATGGGCGTTCAGCTTCTTGAAGAGGCACGAAAGTGTGACATCAAAAAATTTGTTGCTATCGGAACTGTCTGTGCCTATCCAAAATATACCCCTGTTCCATTTAAGGAAGATGATATCTGGAATGGGTACCCGGAAGAGACAAATGCACCTTATGGTCTTGCAAAAAAGATGCTTCTTGTTCAGTCACAGGCGTATAGGGCTCAATACGGCTATAATTCTATATTTTTACTGCCTGTAAATCTATATGGTCCCGGTGACAATTTTGATCCTGCAACATCACATGTTATTCCTGCACTTATCAGGAAGTGTATCGAAGCAAAAGAACAGGGAAAGGATGAGATTGTAGTATGGGGTACAGGAAGTGCATCACGTGAATTTTTATATGTAGAAGACTGTGCCGAAGCAATAGTTCTTGCCAGTGAAAAATACAACAAGAGCAGTCCTGTAAATATTGGTTCAGGAATGGAGATTTCTGTTAAGGATCTTGTGCACTTAATTTCCCGTCTTATAGGATTTAAAGGAGATATTGTCTGGGACAAAACAAAGCCGGATGGTCAGCCAAGACGCTGCCTTGATGTGAGCCGGGCTAAAGATGAGTTTGGTTTTACTGCAAAGATGGGATTTGAAGAGGGACTTAAGAAGACAATTGAGTGGTATGAGACAAAGTATGGTCTTTAA
- a CDS encoding class I SAM-dependent methyltransferase, with the protein MNEKYQDNPPLNEPFKVGRDESRLLFDLGIALSCIQKNYENIKILDFAAGTCWISEWLNRMGYDVSACDIYTNFACVGRERFSLDKWLNSNSMSFVLCDGGCLSFKDNTFSNIICFDSLHHMKDYSKTLSEMHRVLIPGGRAIFIEP; encoded by the coding sequence ATGAATGAGAAATATCAGGACAATCCTCCATTAAATGAACCTTTTAAGGTTGGGCGAGATGAATCCAGACTTTTATTTGATTTGGGTATTGCATTATCCTGTATCCAAAAAAATTATGAGAATATTAAAATATTGGATTTTGCGGCTGGGACATGCTGGATATCAGAATGGCTCAACCGGATGGGATATGATGTATCTGCATGTGATATTTATACAAATTTTGCCTGTGTTGGCAGGGAAAGATTTTCTTTAGATAAGTGGTTAAATTCAAATTCAATGAGTTTTGTTCTTTGTGATGGTGGCTGCCTTTCATTTAAAGATAATACTTTTTCCAATATAATTTGCTTTGATTCATTACATCATATGAAGGATTATTCTAAAACCCTATCCGAAATGCATCGGGTATTAATACCCGGAGGTCGGGCAATTTTTATAGAACCGTGA
- a CDS encoding 6-pyruvoyl-tetrahydropterin synthase-related protein, translating to MKSGENLPAVLLILILIISIMSPLGSNIPVESSANDLLNHISGVIEAKNALAEGQFPIRIAPNALDGERYPIFQFYGNFPYTLGAIFYIITDEPYFAYKLVIMLSLFLGAYYLYKFGLLTTQNKYAATIASTVYLTAPYLLTDIHGRFAFPEIVSFGILPCVFYYLFKGFYSKNVIDYLFLSFFLALLFLTHNIFSLYTMVFLFIIVICLFLINRESYYSIFGMISSSILAFLISAWYLIPQLILSNNLVIKILQNNPFDSNYLTTIWVLFAPSKILPLPINYFEEVGNTNLGFQIGAPVLTFIVCGIIILTSKKYSKSNTVLKRNNQINLTLLKILVFCSFVAFLLILSPVNFWSYLPSQLLYVQVTCRILVYLVIFGAMIAPIVLIKIFEEFKLEHAAIILLICLSFTSTYLPNHIGEPENTITDLVSSPDMGGGGATTIYQMSKLSLSSNGFPYGDKTTLINGYSGGWLLNTANIYINESQYNNPIIIEMKGNVPEQTGNLILTFFLNGEYLNQTNLQRGSFMINIPINNISKYNNSVLNSQNNKLNIEIESNKYFIPSEIDPRSTDNRKLALLLDSFKIFPQMLSSDEYISARDPRIQKISSNKLVINNSNSLIVQLPVLYYPDMIEIKINGKSVTCMNIGNKVGVMVPPGKNEITYEFTGLKWTNYLSLTSLFIFVIICLYQLRKYFLEISKNDN from the coding sequence ATGAAGAGTGGTGAAAACCTCCCAGCTGTTTTACTTATACTCATATTAATTATTTCAATAATGTCCCCTCTTGGTTCAAATATTCCAGTTGAATCCTCTGCAAATGATTTGTTAAACCATATATCTGGAGTTATAGAAGCAAAAAATGCACTCGCTGAAGGACAGTTCCCAATTAGAATCGCTCCAAACGCTCTTGATGGAGAGAGATACCCAATATTTCAATTTTATGGCAATTTTCCATATACCTTAGGAGCCATTTTTTACATTATAACAGACGAACCATATTTTGCATATAAACTGGTAATTATGCTTAGTCTCTTTTTAGGTGCGTATTACCTCTACAAATTTGGGCTTTTGACAACACAAAATAAATATGCAGCAACAATTGCATCAACTGTTTACCTTACTGCACCTTATCTTTTGACAGATATTCATGGTAGATTTGCTTTTCCGGAAATTGTATCTTTTGGAATATTACCTTGTGTTTTTTATTATCTTTTTAAAGGCTTTTATTCAAAGAATGTCATAGATTATCTATTTTTATCTTTCTTCTTAGCCCTTCTATTTCTTACACATAATATCTTTAGTTTATACACAATGGTATTTTTATTCATAATCGTAATCTGTTTATTCCTAATTAATAGAGAATCATATTACTCCATATTTGGAATGATATCAAGCTCAATTCTTGCCTTTTTAATATCAGCATGGTACTTGATACCACAATTAATTCTTTCGAATAATTTAGTCATCAAAATCTTACAAAACAATCCATTTGATTCAAATTATCTTACAACGATCTGGGTTTTGTTTGCACCATCTAAAATTCTCCCATTGCCTATCAATTATTTTGAGGAAGTAGGAAATACTAATTTGGGATTTCAAATAGGGGCTCCAGTATTGACATTTATTGTCTGTGGAATAATAATATTAACTTCAAAAAAATATTCTAAATCAAACACAGTATTAAAAAGAAATAACCAAATAAATCTTACTCTGCTAAAAATATTAGTTTTTTGCTCATTTGTAGCATTTTTATTAATATTATCTCCAGTAAATTTCTGGTCATATTTACCAAGTCAACTACTATATGTTCAAGTTACTTGTCGAATATTAGTTTATCTCGTGATTTTTGGAGCAATGATAGCTCCAATTGTATTAATAAAAATATTTGAAGAATTTAAATTAGAACATGCAGCCATAATATTATTGATTTGTCTATCATTTACTAGCACTTACCTTCCTAATCACATAGGAGAACCAGAAAATACAATTACAGATTTAGTTTCATCTCCAGATATGGGAGGTGGAGGTGCAACAACTATATATCAAATGTCAAAATTATCACTCTCAAGTAATGGCTTTCCATATGGAGATAAAACTACGTTGATTAATGGATATTCGGGGGGATGGCTCCTAAATACAGCCAACATATATATAAATGAATCTCAATATAATAATCCAATCATTATAGAAATGAAAGGAAATGTTCCAGAGCAGACGGGTAATCTTATACTGACATTTTTTTTGAATGGGGAATATCTTAATCAAACAAATTTACAACGGGGATCATTTATGATAAATATCCCAATCAATAATATATCAAAATACAATAATTCAGTATTGAACTCTCAAAATAATAAATTAAACATTGAAATAGAATCTAACAAATACTTTATTCCTAGTGAGATTGATCCCAGGAGTACAGATAATCGCAAATTGGCATTACTACTTGATTCATTTAAAATTTTTCCTCAAATGCTTTCATCAGATGAATATATTTCTGCCAGAGATCCTCGAATACAAAAAATATCTTCAAACAAATTAGTAATCAACAATAGCAATTCATTAATAGTTCAACTGCCGGTATTATATTACCCGGATATGATTGAAATAAAGATCAACGGTAAATCAGTAACTTGTATGAATATTGGAAATAAAGTTGGAGTTATGGTTCCTCCTGGTAAAAATGAAATCACATATGAATTTACCGGGCTGAAATGGACTAATTACTTGAGTTTAACATCATTATTTATTTTCGTTATAATATGTTTGTATCAATTAAGAAAATACTTCCTGGAGATCTCAAAGAATGATAACTGA
- a CDS encoding glycosyltransferase family 2 protein gives MSQNTELISIIVPVYREETNIRPFLQRTEQVMEKLNCPYEIIFCLDPSPDNTEQVILDEIKRNENIRLIRFSRRFGQPAATLAGIHYCKGDACVVIDVDLQDQPELIEQMIEKWQEGYKVVYAKRSSRKGETFFKRWISHFGYRVINKISDVSIPSDTGDFRLMDRIVIDELKKLHESHGFLRGMVAFVGFKQTAIEYERDERASGISNYNRYLGSLKIAFNGIVGFSIKPLQLATLIGAIIAFGAFILGFWILIEKFILNVELTPGLTWTIVLITFLSGVQLLSLGIMGEYVGRIYEEVKQRPLYIVEETENL, from the coding sequence ATGTCTCAAAACACAGAACTCATTTCAATAATCGTCCCGGTCTACCGTGAAGAGACCAATATCCGACCTTTTCTTCAAAGAACAGAACAGGTGATGGAAAAATTAAATTGTCCATACGAGATTATCTTTTGCCTTGATCCATCTCCGGACAACACCGAGCAGGTAATACTGGACGAGATAAAACGAAACGAAAACATACGTCTTATTCGTTTCAGCCGCCGCTTTGGCCAGCCTGCCGCAACACTGGCCGGAATTCATTACTGCAAAGGAGATGCATGTGTTGTCATTGATGTTGATCTTCAGGACCAGCCTGAACTGATTGAACAGATGATTGAAAAATGGCAGGAAGGATATAAGGTTGTTTATGCCAAAAGAAGTTCCCGCAAAGGGGAAACATTTTTTAAAAGATGGATATCTCACTTTGGATATCGAGTGATTAACAAAATATCAGATGTTTCTATCCCTTCAGATACCGGAGATTTCCGGCTTATGGACAGGATTGTTATTGATGAACTTAAAAAACTGCATGAGTCACACGGTTTTTTGCGTGGAATGGTTGCATTTGTCGGATTTAAGCAGACAGCTATTGAATATGAACGTGATGAGAGAGCCTCAGGTATTTCAAATTATAACAGATATCTGGGCTCACTTAAAATCGCATTCAATGGGATTGTTGGATTTTCAATTAAACCTCTGCAGCTTGCAACACTTATAGGGGCAATTATCGCTTTTGGTGCATTTATTCTTGGATTCTGGATTTTAATTGAGAAATTTATCCTCAATGTTGAACTCACTCCCGGTTTGACATGGACTATTGTTTTAATCACTTTCCTTTCAGGAGTACAGCTTCTCTCACTTGGAATTATGGGAGAATATGTGGGCCGAATTTATGAGGAAGTAAAGCAGCGTCCTTTGTACATTGTTGAAGAAACGGAGAATCTCTAA
- a CDS encoding class I SAM-dependent methyltransferase: MELKRYLPQADGGVVLEIGSSSGYLLRDIKKTFPDLFIIGSDCISEPLEKIAKNYPEIPLIQFDLVNCPLPDNCVDVIIALNVLEHIEDDVAALEQIYRILKPGGHAIIEVPANPDLYDFYDEQLKHFRRYNLLDLKEKVNKIGLDPVRSSHLGFFVYPGFKFAKRRNIKKMQHLSDNECKEKIKQEMHFGGNIMNAFLYALIKFELLLGKNMRYPFGIRCLLVLSK; encoded by the coding sequence ATGGAACTAAAAAGATATCTGCCGCAGGCAGATGGAGGAGTTGTCCTTGAAATCGGTTCTTCCTCTGGGTACCTGCTCAGGGACATTAAAAAAACATTTCCTGATTTATTTATTATTGGTTCAGACTGCATTTCAGAGCCACTTGAAAAGATTGCTAAAAACTATCCTGAAATTCCTTTGATTCAGTTTGATCTTGTCAATTGTCCGTTACCTGACAATTGTGTGGATGTAATTATTGCACTAAATGTTCTGGAGCATATTGAAGATGATGTTGCTGCATTAGAGCAGATTTACAGGATATTAAAACCAGGTGGTCATGCAATAATTGAAGTTCCTGCAAATCCTGACTTATATGATTTTTATGATGAACAGCTAAAGCATTTTAGAAGATATAATCTTTTAGATCTAAAAGAAAAAGTAAATAAGATCGGGTTAGATCCCGTTCGTTCAAGTCATCTGGGATTCTTTGTATATCCAGGTTTTAAATTTGCAAAGCGAAGGAACATAAAAAAAATGCAGCATCTTTCAGATAATGAGTGTAAGGAAAAGATTAAACAAGAAATGCATTTTGGGGGGAATATTATGAATGCATTTTTATATGCCCTTATAAAATTTGAATTATTATTGGGAAAGAATATGAGATATCCATTTGGAATAAGATGCCTGTTAGTTTTATCAAAATAG
- a CDS encoding B12-binding domain-containing radical SAM protein encodes MKNKKKIVFVSPPNLTYGTVSPPVGLLYLGTVTKESGRDTVIIDAASLNYSMEETIKLIINEKPDYVGVTAVTITVEESGKIAKAVKDALPDTITIIGGHHLTALPEETMTKYPQFDFGIIGEGEITTVSLLNAIDSKKNYEDVDGIIYYDNGQLITTSPRERIKDLDSLPIPDWSLLPNLINIYSPPPHVVDVFPSIGFNSSRGCPGKCIFCSNSVFKNKMSSLSGNRLYEIVSQLKNEYGIKEIWFGEDNFLIFKKRLLEFCKLVIDNDLQMSFVCSGRIDNVKSKDDLLLMKKAGFRQIWYGIESGDQRILNILQKGITVEEVHKVVNWTDEAGIDPCGYFIFGAPGENEETLSKTLNLALDLKLRAAHTSFMIPFPGSKFYENFRQYGVYNENVLDMYKPSFIPFDLNEEILVKYFKRFYRDFYFRPRIIWIYVKRLKNPHNFMKLFRGFIELVKNIK; translated from the coding sequence ATGAAAAATAAAAAGAAAATTGTGTTTGTGTCTCCCCCTAATTTGACATATGGTACTGTATCTCCCCCTGTTGGTTTGTTATATTTAGGAACTGTTACAAAAGAATCAGGGCGCGACACTGTAATTATTGATGCAGCATCTTTGAATTATTCGATGGAAGAAACCATCAAATTAATCATTAATGAGAAACCGGATTATGTTGGAGTAACGGCAGTCACAATTACAGTTGAGGAATCTGGAAAAATTGCTAAAGCAGTTAAAGATGCTTTGCCGGATACAATAACAATTATTGGAGGTCATCATTTAACTGCATTACCTGAAGAGACAATGACTAAATATCCTCAGTTTGATTTTGGTATAATCGGTGAAGGTGAAATTACAACAGTTTCTTTATTAAATGCAATAGATTCCAAAAAGAACTATGAAGATGTTGATGGGATTATTTATTATGATAATGGTCAATTGATTACTACATCCCCCAGAGAAAGAATAAAAGATCTTGACAGTTTACCTATACCTGATTGGAGCCTTCTTCCTAATCTTATAAATATTTATTCTCCTCCGCCACATGTTGTGGATGTTTTCCCCTCTATTGGTTTTAATTCTTCAAGAGGATGTCCTGGAAAATGTATCTTTTGTTCTAATTCTGTTTTCAAGAACAAGATGAGTAGTCTATCAGGTAATAGACTTTATGAAATTGTAAGCCAACTTAAAAACGAATATGGCATTAAAGAGATCTGGTTTGGGGAGGATAATTTTTTAATATTCAAGAAACGTTTGCTTGAATTTTGTAAATTAGTAATTGATAATGATTTGCAGATGTCCTTTGTCTGTTCAGGTCGTATTGATAATGTAAAGAGCAAAGATGATTTATTATTAATGAAAAAAGCTGGATTTCGTCAGATCTGGTATGGAATTGAAAGCGGTGATCAAAGAATACTAAATATACTGCAAAAAGGGATAACTGTTGAAGAAGTACATAAAGTTGTCAACTGGACTGATGAGGCAGGGATAGATCCCTGTGGTTACTTCATTTTTGGAGCTCCTGGAGAGAATGAAGAGACTCTGAGTAAAACTCTTAATCTTGCATTGGATTTAAAACTCCGTGCAGCTCATACATCTTTTATGATACCTTTCCCTGGATCCAAGTTTTACGAAAACTTCAGGCAATATGGCGTATATAATGAAAATGTCCTTGATATGTATAAGCCAAGTTTCATTCCTTTTGATCTTAATGAAGAAATTTTAGTAAAATATTTTAAAAGATTCTATAGAGATTTCTATTTCAGACCGCGTATAATTTGGATATATGTAAAAAGATTAAAAAACCCTCATAATTTTATGAAATTGTTCCGTGGCTTTATAGAATTAGTAAAAAATATAAAATAA
- a CDS encoding GtrA family protein, whose protein sequence is MALSIITIDDKKGFVKYIFGGAISSISDLLIFSFLLTALKLNYIISNSVSFIIAVFIAFIYHRHITFNCSNEQFVMGQFFLFLIVSVISLILSNILLYLFIGLLLILPLIAKCFQIGISLPVNYVLNKKIVFKK, encoded by the coding sequence ATGGCTCTTTCGATAATTACAATAGATGATAAAAAAGGGTTTGTTAAATACATATTTGGGGGGGCTATTTCATCGATTTCTGATTTATTAATATTCAGTTTTTTATTAACTGCCTTGAAACTGAATTATATAATTTCAAATTCTGTCTCATTTATCATAGCAGTATTTATTGCTTTTATTTATCATCGACACATCACTTTTAATTGTTCTAATGAACAATTTGTAATGGGTCAGTTTTTTCTCTTTTTAATTGTGTCAGTAATTTCTTTAATATTAAGTAATATTTTGTTATATTTATTTATAGGGCTCTTATTAATATTACCCTTAATTGCAAAATGTTTCCAAATCGGCATTTCATTACCTGTAAATTATGTTTTAAATAAAAAAATTGTTTTCAAAAAATAA
- a CDS encoding transaldolase, producing the protein MSKLSDFKIKLYADGADIEGMIEEYKKGVASGFTTNPTLMKKAGVKSYEEFAKAVLKEIPDLPISFEVFSDDLSGMEREARKIAGWGDNVYIKIPVTNTKGESTAELVKKLSQDGLKLNVTAILTLEQVKTVADALSVDTPSIVSVFAGRIADTGRDPMPIMKDAVEILKSKPKAELLWASTREILNLIQAESCGCHIITITNDILKKVPQVGKDLSQLSLETVQMFYNDAQSAGYKI; encoded by the coding sequence ATGTCAAAGCTTTCTGATTTTAAAATAAAACTCTATGCTGATGGTGCAGATATTGAGGGCATGATAGAGGAGTACAAAAAAGGAGTCGCAAGCGGTTTTACCACCAATCCTACTCTTATGAAGAAGGCAGGAGTAAAAAGCTATGAGGAATTTGCAAAGGCTGTTCTTAAAGAAATTCCTGATCTTCCAATATCATTTGAGGTTTTTTCAGACGATCTTTCAGGCATGGAACGCGAGGCAAGAAAGATTGCAGGCTGGGGTGACAATGTCTATATCAAAATACCGGTCACAAACACAAAAGGTGAAAGCACAGCAGAACTTGTTAAAAAACTCTCTCAGGATGGTTTAAAGCTCAATGTCACAGCAATACTGACACTTGAACAGGTAAAAACTGTTGCCGATGCACTTTCAGTTGATACTCCAAGTATTGTTTCAGTCTTTGCAGGAAGAATTGCTGACACAGGAAGAGACCCGATGCCTATTATGAAAGATGCAGTTGAGATTCTTAAATCAAAACCAAAGGCAGAACTTTTATGGGCAAGCACAAGAGAAATTCTAAATCTTATACAGGCAGAATCCTGTGGATGCCACATCATAACAATTACAAATGACATCCTGAAGAAAGTCCCGCAGGTTGGAAAGGACTTAAGCCAGCTGTCACTTGAAACAGTGCAGATGTTTTACAACGATGCACAGAGTGCCGGGTATAAAATATAA
- a CDS encoding class I SAM-dependent methyltransferase, producing the protein MTNIKCKICGGDCEYIDSKKGEFLSNEEFDLYYCRNCNFFFVSNPSYDKKLYDEAYYHGKGADPLINYIYEIENPDKSIRLYEYEGILKTINAISGNKKNNWLDIGCGAGGLIKYVSKNSEHNINGFDTGYGAVFAKKSGIDILTEKEYLNSKNKYDVITAIETLEHVDNPKVFMDNIQKALKPGGIFFFTTGNVDPIQKNIMKWNYFIPEIHICLFSEKSINNLFESVGLQYCLLSKEQKKGWTNIYKYKILKNLHITNSSIIYNVFPWQIISNIIDKKYKLCWGIGIKKN; encoded by the coding sequence ATGACAAATATAAAATGTAAAATCTGCGGTGGAGACTGTGAATATATTGACTCAAAGAAAGGTGAATTCCTTTCAAATGAAGAGTTTGATCTGTATTATTGTAGAAATTGCAATTTCTTTTTTGTTTCTAATCCTTCATATGATAAAAAACTTTATGATGAAGCATATTATCATGGGAAAGGTGCTGATCCATTGATTAATTATATTTATGAGATTGAAAATCCCGATAAAAGTATTCGATTATATGAATATGAAGGTATTTTAAAGACAATAAATGCCATTTCTGGCAATAAGAAAAACAACTGGTTAGATATTGGATGTGGTGCCGGTGGATTGATAAAGTATGTTTCTAAAAACTCAGAACACAATATTAACGGGTTTGATACAGGATATGGAGCCGTTTTTGCAAAAAAAAGTGGGATTGATATATTAACTGAAAAAGAATATCTTAATTCAAAAAATAAATATGATGTTATTACTGCTATAGAAACATTGGAACATGTAGATAATCCAAAAGTATTCATGGACAATATACAAAAAGCATTAAAACCAGGAGGTATATTTTTCTTTACAACAGGAAATGTTGATCCAATTCAAAAGAATATTATGAAATGGAATTACTTTATCCCTGAAATTCATATCTGCTTATTTAGTGAAAAATCAATAAATAATTTATTTGAATCCGTAGGATTACAATATTGTCTACTTTCTAAAGAACAAAAAAAGGGATGGACAAATATATACAAATATAAAATACTAAAAAATCTACATATAACCAATAGCAGTATAATCTACAATGTTTTTCCATGGCAGATAATATCTAATATTATAGATAAAAAATATAAACTTTGTTGGGGAATTGGAATTAAAAAAAACTAG